From Deinococcus planocerae, a single genomic window includes:
- the tatA gene encoding twin-arginine translocase TatA/TatE family subunit, with protein MPNIGPGELLVVLLIALLVFGPRKLPELGKSLGHGLREFRKSTGAVGEELRRGLETTPDVPAPVPVLSPVGRAGKTPQPEAAPVDPPHS; from the coding sequence ATGCCCAACATCGGACCCGGTGAACTGCTCGTCGTCCTCCTGATCGCGCTGCTCGTCTTCGGGCCGCGCAAGCTGCCGGAACTCGGCAAGAGCCTCGGCCACGGCCTGCGCGAGTTTCGCAAGTCCACAGGCGCGGTCGGCGAAGAACTGCGCCGCGGCCTCGAGACCACCCCGGACGTGCCCGCGCCGGTGCCGGTGCTGTCTCCTGTCGGGAGGGCGGGAAAGACACCCCAGCCCGAGGCCGCCCCCGTTGATCCGCCCCACTCCTGA
- a CDS encoding class I SAM-dependent methyltransferase, with protein MVRFEGWMARQFGHPAGAFGGLIGLLMDWENRQLNHLVYSQLALTGHERILEIGFGTGRTLARIAGKIPQGFVAGIDPSESMVTSARRRCRRWIRAGRAEVRQGEVSVLPYGDGCFDAVLSVNTVYFWPDPERALSEIHRVLKPGGRLLLGYHPAAGLKNKGLEQYGFRLYSEGALDALLRERGFASIRHTHGTGTPYGAICTRAYRGPAQAD; from the coding sequence GTGGTCCGATTCGAAGGGTGGATGGCGCGGCAGTTCGGTCACCCGGCAGGAGCGTTCGGTGGGCTGATCGGACTCCTCATGGACTGGGAAAATCGCCAGCTCAATCACTTGGTTTACAGTCAGCTCGCGCTCACGGGCCATGAGCGCATTTTGGAGATCGGCTTTGGGACTGGGCGGACGCTCGCACGCATCGCTGGGAAGATTCCGCAGGGATTCGTGGCTGGCATCGATCCTTCCGAATCGATGGTCACGAGCGCTCGCCGTCGGTGCCGACGTTGGATTCGTGCGGGCCGGGCCGAGGTCCGTCAGGGTGAGGTCTCGGTGCTTCCTTACGGGGATGGATGCTTTGATGCCGTTTTGTCCGTCAACACCGTCTACTTCTGGCCTGACCCTGAACGGGCACTGTCTGAGATTCACCGTGTGTTGAAGCCGGGTGGGCGCCTTCTGCTCGGGTACCATCCGGCGGCGGGCCTGAAAAATAAGGGCCTGGAGCAGTATGGCTTCCGGTTGTACTCCGAGGGGGCGCTGGACGCGCTGCTTCGTGAGAGGGGGTTCGCGTCCATCCGCCATACCCACGGCACCGGCACCCCCTATGGCGCTATATGCACCCGCGCATACCGCGGACCAGCTCAAGCTGATTAG
- a CDS encoding RNA polymerase sigma factor produces MTPAPPPADDASDEALIQRVAGGHEDALRELHRRHARLLYALGHRMLRQREDVETCVQDAFMNAWRHAARFDPSRASVKTWLVSIAHHRFLQELRDRPDTALELEDWDAPVAAPDPLGRILAGRAVQALDPSQRELVELAYYRGHSHSELAALTGLPVGTVKSRLRAALDRMRRHLSGKAQPDPSTAPDALEGGEHP; encoded by the coding sequence ATGACCCCAGCCCCCCCGCCCGCCGACGACGCCTCCGACGAGGCCCTCATACAGAGGGTGGCGGGCGGACACGAGGACGCCCTGCGGGAGCTGCACCGCCGTCACGCCCGGCTGCTCTACGCCCTCGGCCACCGGATGCTGCGCCAGCGCGAGGACGTGGAGACGTGCGTGCAAGACGCCTTCATGAACGCCTGGCGCCACGCGGCCCGCTTCGACCCCTCGCGGGCGAGCGTCAAGACGTGGCTGGTGAGCATCGCCCACCACCGCTTCTTGCAAGAACTCCGCGACCGACCCGACACGGCGCTCGAACTCGAAGACTGGGACGCGCCCGTGGCGGCGCCCGACCCCCTGGGCCGTATCCTGGCGGGCCGCGCGGTGCAGGCCCTCGACCCCTCGCAGCGCGAACTCGTCGAACTGGCCTACTACCGGGGCCACTCCCACTCGGAACTCGCCGCGCTGACGGGGCTGCCGGTGGGCACGGTCAAGTCCCGCCTGCGCGCGGCGCTCGACCGGATGCGCCGTCACCTGAGCGGCAAGGCCCAACCCGACCCCTCGACTGCACCGGACGCCCTGGAAGGAGGTGAGCACCCGTGA
- the ilvC gene encoding ketol-acid reductoisomerase — translation MPAKMYYDRDVSLSPIEDKLIAIIGYGSQAHAHAQNLRDSGLNVVVGLREGSSSRVKAEQAGLRVASIEDATREADVVMLLIPDETQPKVYEESIAPNLTDGKALAFGHGFNIHFGRIKPPAGVDVFLVAPKGPGHMLRRVYVDGAGMPSIFAVGQDATGQAREIALAYARGIGGTRAGVLETTFKEETETDLFGEQSVLCGGVTHLIQAGFETLVEAGYQPEIAYFETLHEVKLIVDLIYEKGFEGMRHSISNTAEFGDYVTGPRIITDETKATMKDVLGDIQSGKFAQSFIRDAESGFPYMNEQRSKMRDHTLEVVGKELRDQMPFISKKELEV, via the coding sequence ATGCCAGCCAAGATGTACTACGACCGCGACGTGTCCCTCTCCCCCATCGAGGACAAGCTCATCGCCATCATCGGCTACGGCTCGCAGGCGCACGCGCACGCGCAGAACCTGCGGGACAGCGGCCTGAACGTGGTCGTCGGTCTGCGGGAAGGGTCGAGCAGCCGCGTCAAGGCGGAGCAGGCGGGCCTGCGCGTCGCCAGTATCGAGGACGCGACGCGCGAGGCGGACGTGGTGATGCTGCTGATCCCCGACGAGACGCAGCCGAAGGTGTACGAGGAGAGCATCGCGCCGAACCTCACCGACGGCAAGGCGCTCGCCTTCGGGCACGGGTTCAACATCCACTTCGGGCGCATCAAGCCGCCCGCCGGGGTGGACGTGTTCCTGGTCGCTCCAAAAGGTCCCGGCCACATGCTCCGGCGCGTGTACGTGGACGGGGCGGGGATGCCCAGCATCTTCGCGGTGGGGCAGGACGCGACCGGGCAGGCACGGGAGATCGCGCTCGCCTACGCGCGGGGCATCGGCGGCACCCGGGCGGGCGTGCTGGAGACGACCTTCAAGGAGGAGACGGAGACGGACCTCTTCGGCGAGCAGTCCGTTCTCTGCGGCGGCGTCACGCACCTGATCCAGGCGGGCTTCGAGACGCTGGTGGAGGCGGGCTACCAGCCGGAAATCGCCTACTTCGAGACGCTGCACGAGGTCAAGCTGATCGTGGACCTGATCTACGAGAAGGGCTTCGAGGGGATGCGACACTCCATTTCCAACACGGCGGAATTTGGCGACTACGTGACCGGCCCGCGCATCATCACGGACGAGACGAAGGCGACCATGAAGGACGTGCTGGGCGACATCCAGTCGGGCAAGTTCGCCCAGAGCTTCATCCGGGACGCCGAGAGCGGTTTCCCGTACATGAACGAGCAGCGGAGCAAGATGCGGGATCACACGTTGGAAGTCGTGGGGAAGGAACTGAGAGACCAGATGCCCTTCATCAGCAAGAAGGAGCTGGAGGTCTGA
- a CDS encoding DUF1330 domain-containing protein, translating into MTVYVIGLIDVQDPEGYPTYSRQVSATLEPYSGQFLVRGGEPQALEGTVPERVVVLAFPSAEQARGWYDSEGYARIRPLRQQMATGHLILAHGIDEPSQSAQVDQTTA; encoded by the coding sequence ATGACCGTCTACGTGATCGGCCTGATCGACGTGCAGGACCCGGAGGGCTACCCCACCTACTCGCGGCAGGTCTCTGCGACCCTCGAACCTTACAGTGGGCAGTTTCTCGTGCGCGGCGGCGAGCCCCAAGCGCTGGAAGGCACGGTGCCGGAACGGGTGGTGGTCCTCGCCTTTCCCTCTGCCGAGCAGGCCCGCGGTTGGTACGACTCGGAGGGGTACGCCCGGATTCGCCCACTGCGGCAGCAGATGGCGACCGGCCACCTCATCCTGGCGCACGGTATAGATGAGCCTTCCCAGAGCGCCCAGGTGGATCAGACGACGGCGTGA
- the ilvN gene encoding acetolactate synthase small subunit, whose product MTAPFDPGQKDHLVSALVRDEPRVLTRITSLFGRRGYNIRSLSVGSTEHPGLSRMTFVVTGDRGVVEQAMRQLEKLHDVVKIIDHSLEKFVDRELVLVKVAITPESRVEVRQIAEDFRARIVDVGRHALTFEVTGDEGKITAFIEQMRPFGIIETMRTGRVALTRGSNADIPSHVYHEGETETLRPVVEAAEARETQAGGVPNLF is encoded by the coding sequence ATGACGGCCCCCTTCGACCCCGGCCAGAAAGACCACCTCGTCTCCGCCCTCGTGCGCGACGAGCCGCGCGTGCTGACCCGCATCACCTCACTCTTCGGGCGGCGCGGGTACAACATCAGGAGTCTCAGCGTGGGCTCGACCGAACACCCCGGCCTCAGCCGCATGACCTTCGTGGTGACGGGCGACCGGGGTGTGGTGGAACAGGCGATGCGCCAGCTCGAAAAGCTTCACGACGTGGTGAAGATCATCGACCACAGCCTGGAGAAGTTCGTGGACCGCGAACTCGTGCTCGTGAAGGTCGCCATCACGCCGGAAAGCCGGGTGGAGGTGCGCCAGATCGCCGAGGACTTCCGCGCCCGCATCGTGGACGTGGGCCGCCACGCCCTGACTTTCGAGGTGACGGGCGACGAGGGCAAGATCACGGCCTTTATCGAGCAGATGCGCCCCTTCGGCATCATCGAGACGATGCGGACGGGGCGGGTGGCCCTGACGCGCGGCTCGAACGCCGACATTCCCAGCCACGTCTACCACGAGGGGGAGACGGAGACGCTGAGGCCCGTCGTGGAGGCTGCCGAGGCGCGCGAGACGCAGGCGGGAGGGGTGCCGAATCTGTTCTGA
- a CDS encoding anti-sigma factor domain-containing protein — protein MTSPDRDQLTAYALGILPPEEEARVRAALEADPELRAGVDADQQALAALAEELPQEPVPDGAEERLMARLTRERSVTAAPVVSTPPPAPARRKNRPWLPFAALGLAAALALVFVLRPGDDPLRRYANTPGATVQRLEANGGDLGQLVRLPDGRAYVHLARPAEAGRVYQMWQIRGGVPVSLGVFEGQGFLLTGLTPGATVAVSVEPPGGSPQPTTTPILVRQL, from the coding sequence GTGACAAGCCCCGACCGCGACCAGCTCACCGCCTACGCCCTGGGCATCCTGCCTCCCGAGGAGGAGGCCCGTGTCCGCGCCGCGCTGGAGGCCGACCCGGAATTGCGCGCGGGGGTGGACGCCGACCAGCAGGCCCTCGCTGCCCTGGCTGAGGAACTGCCGCAGGAGCCGGTGCCGGACGGCGCCGAGGAGCGGCTGATGGCCCGCCTGACGCGGGAGAGGTCGGTGACCGCGGCTCCGGTGGTGTCCACCCCCCCACCCGCTCCCGCCCGCAGGAAGAACCGGCCCTGGCTGCCCTTCGCCGCCCTGGGCCTCGCGGCGGCCCTCGCCCTCGTGTTCGTCCTGCGGCCCGGGGATGACCCGCTGCGGCGCTACGCGAACACGCCGGGGGCGACCGTTCAGCGGCTGGAGGCGAACGGGGGCGACCTCGGGCAACTCGTGCGCCTGCCGGATGGCCGGGCGTACGTGCATCTGGCGCGGCCCGCCGAGGCCGGGCGGGTCTACCAGATGTGGCAGATTCGGGGCGGCGTCCCCGTCTCGCTGGGGGTGTTCGAGGGACAGGGCTTCCTGCTCACGGGGCTCACGCCCGGCGCGACGGTTGCCGTCAGCGTCGAGCCCCCCGGCGGCAGCCCCCAGCCCACGACGACGCCGATTCTGGTGCGGCAACTCTGA
- a CDS encoding 2-isopropylmalate synthase, protein MTQQEQQPQPIRIFDTTLRDGEQSPGVALNHTQKLEIAHQLARLGVDVIEAGFPIASPGDLEGVSRIAREVRGPIIAGLARANRADIEAAAKGVELAEQPRIHTFIATSPIHMAKKLNLEPDAVIERAVEAVRLARSFVDDVEFSAEDATRSEPEFLARIFRAVVAEGATTINVPDTVGYTTPEEMRALFAYLKGALPGHVILSAHCHDDLGMAVANSVAAAQGGARQIECTVNGIGERAGNASLEEIVMAFHTRGDVYGFTTGIRTRELYRASRMVSRLSGMPVQPNKAIVGDNAFAHESGIHQDGVIKARETYEIMNAELVGREAAVLVMGKHSGRAAFRKALTDLGYNVPEERVKDLFARFKDLADRKGQIYADDLRALVESRTDVPQTFVLERFQVTSGTDMQPLAFVRLTTPDGPREGTASGDGAVEAVFNALNGVTGIKPELEIYRVQAVTKGAEALGEVSVNTRYGEMSIHGTGVAPDVVEASARAWLRVINQIVAGVGKSRQVSQTTV, encoded by the coding sequence ATGACCCAGCAAGAGCAACAACCCCAGCCCATCCGCATCTTCGACACCACCCTGCGCGACGGTGAGCAGTCGCCCGGCGTGGCGCTGAACCACACCCAGAAGCTGGAGATCGCCCACCAGCTCGCCCGCTTGGGCGTCGACGTGATCGAGGCGGGCTTCCCCATCGCCTCCCCCGGCGACTTGGAGGGTGTGAGCCGTATTGCGCGCGAGGTCCGCGGGCCGATCATCGCCGGGCTGGCGCGGGCGAACCGGGCCGATATCGAGGCGGCGGCGAAGGGCGTGGAGCTGGCGGAACAGCCCCGCATCCACACCTTCATCGCCACCAGCCCGATTCACATGGCGAAGAAGCTGAACCTGGAGCCCGACGCCGTGATCGAGCGGGCGGTCGAGGCGGTGCGCCTGGCCCGCTCCTTCGTGGATGACGTGGAGTTCAGCGCGGAGGACGCCACCCGCTCTGAGCCCGAGTTCCTGGCGCGCATTTTCCGGGCGGTGGTGGCCGAGGGCGCCACGACGATCAACGTCCCCGACACGGTGGGCTACACCACCCCCGAGGAAATGCGCGCCCTGTTCGCCTACCTGAAGGGCGCGCTACCGGGGCACGTCATCCTCTCCGCCCACTGCCACGACGACCTGGGGATGGCGGTGGCGAACTCGGTCGCGGCGGCGCAGGGCGGGGCGCGGCAGATCGAGTGCACGGTGAACGGGATCGGCGAGCGGGCGGGAAATGCCAGCCTGGAGGAGATCGTGATGGCCTTCCACACGCGCGGGGACGTGTACGGCTTCACCACGGGCATCCGCACCCGCGAGCTGTACCGCGCTTCTAGGATGGTGAGCCGCCTGAGCGGGATGCCGGTGCAGCCCAACAAGGCCATCGTGGGGGACAACGCCTTCGCGCACGAGTCGGGCATCCACCAGGACGGGGTGATCAAGGCCCGCGAGACCTACGAGATCATGAACGCCGAACTGGTGGGCCGCGAGGCCGCCGTCCTGGTGATGGGCAAGCACTCGGGCCGCGCCGCCTTCCGCAAGGCGCTCACCGACCTGGGCTACAACGTGCCCGAGGAGCGCGTCAAGGACCTCTTCGCCCGCTTCAAGGACCTCGCCGACCGCAAGGGGCAGATTTACGCCGACGACCTGCGCGCCCTGGTGGAAAGCCGGACCGACGTGCCGCAGACCTTCGTGCTGGAGCGATTCCAGGTCACGAGCGGCACCGACATGCAGCCCCTCGCCTTCGTGCGCCTGACCACACCCGACGGCCCGCGCGAGGGCACGGCGAGCGGCGACGGGGCGGTCGAGGCCGTCTTCAATGCGCTCAACGGCGTGACCGGCATCAAGCCGGAACTGGAGATTTACCGCGTCCAGGCCGTCACGAAGGGGGCCGAGGCGCTCGGCGAGGTCAGCGTGAACACCCGTTACGGCGAGATGAGCATTCACGGCACGGGCGTCGCGCCGGACGTGGTGGAGGCGTCGGCGCGGGCGTGGCTGCGGGTGATCAACCAGATCGTCGCCGGGGTGGGCAAGAGCCGCCAGGTGAGCCAGACGACGGTGTAA
- the ilvB gene encoding biosynthetic-type acetolactate synthase large subunit, which produces MTQTELNGAKALWAALSAHGISTVFGYPGGAIMPVYDALTFYPEVRHVLARHEQGAIHAAEGWAKATGEIGVCIATSGPGATNLVTGLADAMLDSVPILAITGNVARHLMGTDAFQEADITGITLPVTKHNYVVRDVEELPRVIAEAIRIARSGRPGPVLVDIPKDIQLAPYHGEIAVPHARPEIPAPKPEAIEKARELLQSAKKPVIMVGGGSLDAAAEITALARAWDIPVITTLMGLGSFPSSDPLWLGMPGMHGSVAANRAISEADVLLGIGLRFDDRVTGRVNGFAPNASIIHVDLDAAEIGKIVRTHVPVRGDARVAAGLLAEGAQKLDLPEWRERVAEWKTRTQDPDHWGAGYAVKAVVDRLRPDDILSSDVGQHQMLAAQLARFEKPRRWINSGGLGTMGFGFPAAIGAGMAEPGVRSIVVAGDGGFQMTAQELATLKKYDVRNVKICIINNSFLGMVRQWQELFHERRYSEVYLGDSNPDFLKLADAYGVPAYRADCAEELPEAIDAWLNDPKSSLLEIVVPNEHGVFPMVPAGASLSEMIETEPPRPTPGIEKNEAAEEAKNA; this is translated from the coding sequence ATGACGCAGACGGAACTCAACGGCGCCAAGGCCCTCTGGGCCGCCCTCTCCGCGCACGGCATCTCGACCGTGTTCGGCTACCCCGGCGGGGCGATCATGCCCGTGTACGACGCGCTGACCTTCTACCCGGAGGTGCGGCATGTGCTCGCGCGGCACGAGCAGGGCGCCATCCACGCGGCGGAGGGCTGGGCCAAGGCGACGGGCGAGATCGGCGTATGCATCGCCACCTCCGGGCCGGGGGCGACCAACCTCGTGACTGGGCTGGCGGACGCCATGCTCGACTCGGTGCCGATCCTGGCGATCACGGGCAACGTCGCCCGGCACCTGATGGGCACGGACGCCTTCCAGGAGGCGGACATCACCGGGATCACCCTGCCGGTCACCAAGCACAATTACGTCGTGCGCGACGTGGAGGAACTGCCCCGCGTGATCGCCGAGGCCATCCGCATCGCGCGCAGCGGGCGGCCCGGTCCCGTGCTCGTGGACATTCCCAAGGACATCCAGCTCGCGCCTTACCACGGGGAGATCGCCGTCCCACACGCCCGGCCCGAGATTCCCGCGCCCAAGCCTGAGGCCATCGAGAAGGCCCGCGAACTCCTCCAAAGCGCGAAAAAGCCCGTCATCATGGTCGGCGGCGGCTCGCTGGACGCGGCGGCGGAGATCACCGCCCTCGCCCGCGCCTGGGACATTCCCGTCATTACGACGCTGATGGGGCTGGGTTCCTTTCCGTCCTCCGACCCCCTCTGGCTGGGGATGCCGGGGATGCACGGCTCGGTTGCGGCGAACCGGGCCATCTCCGAGGCGGACGTGCTTCTCGGCATCGGGCTCCGCTTCGACGACCGGGTGACGGGCCGGGTGAACGGCTTCGCGCCGAACGCCTCGATCATTCACGTGGACCTCGACGCCGCCGAGATCGGCAAGATCGTGCGGACGCATGTTCCGGTGCGGGGGGACGCGCGGGTGGCCGCCGGGCTTCTCGCCGAGGGGGCGCAGAAGCTCGACCTGCCCGAGTGGCGGGAAAGGGTCGCCGAGTGGAAGACCCGCACCCAGGACCCCGACCACTGGGGCGCCGGGTACGCGGTCAAAGCGGTGGTGGACCGGCTGCGGCCCGACGACATCCTCTCCTCGGACGTGGGCCAGCACCAGATGCTCGCCGCGCAGCTCGCGCGCTTCGAGAAGCCCCGGCGCTGGATCAATTCGGGCGGCCTGGGAACGATGGGCTTCGGCTTCCCGGCGGCGATTGGAGCGGGGATGGCCGAGCCGGGCGTGCGGAGCATCGTGGTCGCGGGGGACGGCGGCTTTCAGATGACGGCCCAGGAACTCGCCACCCTGAAGAAGTACGACGTGCGGAACGTCAAGATCTGCATCATCAACAACTCGTTCCTGGGGATGGTCCGCCAGTGGCAGGAACTCTTCCACGAGCGCCGCTACTCCGAGGTGTACCTGGGCGACTCCAACCCCGACTTCCTGAAGCTCGCCGACGCCTACGGGGTGCCCGCCTACCGCGCGGACTGCGCCGAGGAATTGCCCGAGGCCATCGACGCGTGGCTGAACGACCCCAAGAGTTCGCTGCTGGAGATCGTGGTGCCCAACGAGCACGGCGTCTTCCCGATGGTGCCCGCCGGGGCCTCCCTGAGCGAGATGATCGAGACGGAACCCCCCCGCCCCACCCCCGGCATCGAGAAGAACGAGGCCGCCGAGGAGGCGAAGAACGCATGA
- a CDS encoding DEAD/DEAH box RNA helicase, protein MNFDQLIAPELAARLAQRGITEATPIQVESLPHALAGKDLIGRARTGTGKTLAYALPIIQNLEPSRERGRAPRALVLAPTRELAKQVAEEFAKSGGDLVTATVYGGAAYGPQEGALRRGVDVIVGTPGRLIDHLERGNIDLSKVEYAVLDEADEMLSVGFADAIETILQATPETRQTMLFSATLNDDIRRISRKYLKDPVVVDLVGEGRSQAAQSVEHLKVKVGRTRTRVLADLLTVYNPEKAIVFTRTKREADELANELIHRGIESEALHGDLAQSQRERALGAFRAGRVGVLVATDVAARGLDIPEVDLVVQYHLPQDHESYIHRSGRTGRAGRTGTAIVMYGDRDGREMRGLEYRTGVQFVERPLPTPKEVQAASAKSAADLIRKVDPEVATSFQAEAERLFSELGLEALTRALAKVSGVSEPVKAASLLSGEEGLTTLILHGERLSVARAVALLARGSDVDTRRLGRVRQWRGGAVADVPSEYVEKLLAASPLEGEIGVEVAEELPELFEQPAREGRQGGNSGGGRGYRDEGGYRGGRQGGGSYGNGQGGRGGYGNQGGYRNDRGGQGRWSRERDGGNQGGERRREDFADREFVPAGR, encoded by the coding sequence ATGAACTTTGATCAACTGATCGCGCCCGAACTCGCGGCGCGTCTCGCCCAGCGCGGCATCACCGAAGCCACCCCCATCCAGGTCGAGAGCCTGCCTCACGCGCTGGCGGGCAAGGACCTGATCGGTCGCGCCCGCACGGGCACGGGCAAGACGCTCGCGTACGCGCTGCCCATCATCCAGAACCTCGAACCCAGTCGCGAGCGGGGCCGCGCGCCGCGTGCCCTTGTGCTCGCCCCCACCCGCGAACTCGCCAAGCAGGTCGCCGAGGAGTTCGCCAAGAGCGGCGGCGACCTCGTGACCGCGACGGTGTACGGCGGCGCCGCGTACGGCCCGCAGGAGGGCGCGCTGCGCCGGGGCGTGGACGTGATCGTGGGCACCCCCGGTCGCCTGATCGACCACCTGGAGCGCGGCAACATCGACCTGAGCAAGGTCGAGTACGCCGTCCTGGACGAGGCCGACGAGATGCTGAGCGTGGGCTTCGCGGACGCCATCGAGACGATCCTCCAGGCGACCCCCGAGACCCGGCAGACGATGCTCTTCAGCGCCACGCTGAACGACGACATCCGCCGTATCTCGCGCAAGTACCTCAAGGATCCCGTGGTGGTGGACCTCGTGGGCGAGGGCCGCAGCCAGGCCGCCCAGAGCGTCGAGCACCTCAAGGTGAAGGTGGGCCGCACCCGCACCCGCGTGCTGGCCGACCTGCTGACCGTCTACAACCCCGAGAAGGCCATCGTCTTCACCCGCACCAAGCGAGAGGCGGACGAGCTGGCGAACGAGCTGATCCACCGCGGCATCGAGTCCGAGGCGCTGCACGGGGACCTGGCGCAGTCTCAACGTGAGCGGGCGCTGGGCGCCTTCCGTGCCGGACGGGTCGGCGTGCTCGTCGCGACCGACGTGGCGGCGCGTGGGCTGGACATCCCCGAAGTGGACCTCGTGGTGCAGTACCACCTGCCGCAGGACCACGAGAGCTACATCCACCGCTCGGGCCGCACGGGTCGCGCGGGCCGCACCGGCACCGCCATCGTGATGTACGGCGACCGTGATGGCCGCGAGATGCGGGGCCTGGAGTACCGCACGGGCGTGCAGTTCGTCGAGCGTCCCCTGCCCACCCCGAAGGAAGTGCAGGCCGCGAGCGCCAAGTCCGCCGCCGACCTGATCCGCAAGGTGGACCCCGAGGTGGCGACGAGCTTCCAGGCAGAGGCCGAACGCCTCTTCAGCGAACTCGGCCTGGAGGCGCTGACCCGCGCGCTTGCCAAGGTCAGTGGCGTGAGCGAGCCCGTCAAGGCCGCCAGCCTGCTGAGCGGTGAGGAGGGGCTGACCACCCTGATCCTGCACGGCGAGCGCCTGAGCGTGGCCCGCGCGGTGGCCCTGCTGGCGCGGGGCAGCGACGTGGACACCCGCCGCCTGGGCCGGGTGCGCCAGTGGCGCGGCGGCGCGGTGGCGGACGTGCCCAGCGAGTACGTCGAGAAGCTGCTCGCCGCCTCCCCTCTGGAGGGCGAGATCGGCGTGGAAGTCGCCGAGGAACTCCCCGAACTCTTCGAGCAGCCTGCCCGCGAGGGACGCCAGGGTGGCAACTCCGGCGGCGGACGTGGCTACCGCGACGAGGGCGGCTACCGTGGCGGACGCCAGGGCGGCGGCTCCTACGGGAACGGCCAGGGCGGGCGCGGCGGCTACGGCAACCAGGGCGGCTACCGGAACGACCGTGGCGGTCAGGGCCGTTGGAGCCGCGAGCGCGACGGTGGCAACCAGGGCGGCGAGCGTCGCCGCGAGGACTTCGCCGACCGCGAGTTCGTGCCCGCCGGACGCTGA
- a CDS encoding RluA family pseudouridine synthase, whose protein sequence is MTDRPGPLHLTATPGRLDTVLAELTGQSRSQVAGWIGGGHVEVGGVVVRKASLKLKGGEALTVQVPPPPDATVSPEDVPLDVLYEDEHLIAVNKPPGMVTHPAPGVFSGTLVNALLGRMTLPEQEGFEGPEGYRPGIVHRLDKDTSGVIVVAKTVQAHARLAAAFKDRDTRKTYLAIAAGTWRAEGPVRVDAPIGRHPTARQRMTVGGASPREAQTLFTPLASHGDGHGRTLALVRAQPRTGRTHQIRVHLAHLGSPILGDPVYGRESAVIGRHALHAHFLTLPHPVTGEALNLHAPAPDDMLGAWVTLGGTVPGSLETESG, encoded by the coding sequence GTGACCGACCGCCCGGGCCCCCTCCACCTCACCGCCACGCCGGGCCGTCTGGACACGGTGCTCGCGGAGCTGACGGGGCAGAGCCGCTCGCAGGTCGCCGGGTGGATCGGGGGCGGGCATGTGGAGGTGGGGGGCGTGGTCGTCCGGAAAGCCAGCCTGAAATTGAAGGGGGGCGAGGCGCTGACCGTGCAGGTCCCCCCTCCCCCGGACGCCACCGTCTCGCCCGAGGATGTGCCCCTCGACGTGCTGTACGAGGACGAACACCTCATCGCCGTGAACAAGCCGCCCGGCATGGTGACCCACCCGGCGCCCGGCGTGTTCAGCGGCACCCTCGTCAACGCCCTGCTGGGCCGCATGACCCTGCCCGAGCAGGAGGGATTCGAGGGACCCGAGGGCTACCGTCCCGGCATCGTCCACCGCCTCGACAAGGACACGAGCGGCGTGATCGTGGTCGCCAAGACCGTGCAGGCGCACGCGCGGCTGGCCGCCGCCTTCAAGGACCGCGACACCCGCAAGACGTACCTCGCCATCGCGGCGGGGACGTGGCGGGCCGAGGGGCCGGTGCGGGTGGACGCCCCGATTGGCCGACATCCCACCGCGAGGCAGCGCATGACGGTCGGCGGTGCGAGCCCCCGCGAGGCGCAGACCCTCTTCACGCCGCTCGCCTCACATGGAGACGGGCACGGGCGCACCCTGGCCCTCGTCCGCGCCCAGCCGCGCACAGGCCGCACCCACCAGATTCGCGTCCACCTCGCGCACCTGGGAAGTCCGATTCTGGGGGACCCGGTGTACGGGCGAGAGAGTGCCGTGATCGGACGACACGCGCTGCACGCACATTTTCTGACTCTTCCTCACCCTGTCACAGGTGAGGCTTTGAACCTCCACGCGCCCGCCCCCGACGACATGCTGGGGGCGTGGGTGACGCTGGGGGGGACAGTTCCGGGGAGCTTGGAAACGGAGTCGGGGTAG